Proteins from a genomic interval of Candidatus Babela massiliensis:
- a CDS encoding endonuclease/exonuclease/phosphatase family protein, translating into MYKRKLLSLVCISIIMWNGQSFGAIEQKNTVKVLTLNTALLTVFFGQIDVNMRNNNSRATLMGKTIKDMSEKPDIIVFQEAFDSKALRNLLYKEVKDIYPHAFFDTRQNAYFGGGVDSGLAILSKYPIIRKFQKDFSCWAGIEALARKGIMGAEISVNGCPFYMFTAHFQAGVSKDWYIKLASNAKNWLAKLKLVDPRSCEGKDPDKLSSDDIVNMELHQAKKEIYSFVKDKNAPIVFAGDFNISRLRDTVNYEELLKTFPGALDTYINGSKKIKSSSWKGDKVAETETDRLDYVWLLNPSAISSAKSDIIDTFTSTMTDHLGVLGTIEFSCKSSK; encoded by the coding sequence ATGTATAAAAGGAAATTATTATCTTTGGTTTGTATAAGTATTATCATGTGGAACGGTCAATCATTTGGAGCAATAGAGCAAAAAAATACTGTAAAAGTTCTTACTCTTAATACAGCATTACTAACTGTTTTTTTTGGACAAATTGATGTTAACATGAGGAATAATAATTCTCGAGCTACATTGATGGGAAAAACAATTAAAGATATGTCTGAAAAGCCAGATATTATTGTATTTCAAGAAGCGTTTGATTCAAAGGCATTACGTAACCTGCTTTATAAGGAAGTAAAAGATATTTATCCTCATGCATTTTTTGATACACGACAAAATGCCTATTTTGGTGGTGGAGTTGATTCAGGATTAGCTATATTAAGTAAATATCCTATTATTAGAAAATTCCAGAAGGATTTTAGCTGTTGGGCAGGGATAGAAGCACTTGCAAGAAAAGGTATTATGGGTGCTGAAATATCGGTTAATGGTTGTCCTTTTTATATGTTTACTGCCCATTTTCAAGCGGGAGTATCAAAAGACTGGTATATAAAATTAGCTTCCAATGCAAAAAATTGGCTTGCAAAATTAAAATTAGTCGATCCTAGAAGTTGTGAAGGAAAGGATCCTGATAAACTTTCATCAGATGACATTGTTAATATGGAACTTCATCAGGCAAAGAAAGAGATCTATTCATTTGTAAAGGATAAAAATGCTCCAATAGTTTTTGCAGGAGATTTTAATATAAGTCGTTTACGTGATACAGTGAATTATGAAGAACTTCTTAAGACATTTCCTGGTGCTCTTGATACCTATATAAATGGCTCAAAAAAAATAAAAAGTAGTAGTTGGAAAGGGGACAAGGTAGCAGAAACTGAAACTGATCGACTTGATTATGTATGGCTTTTAAATCCATCTGCAATAAGTAGTGCAAAATCAGATATTATTGATACCTTTACTTCTACAATGACCGATCACCTTGGTGTTCTGGGAACTATTGAATTTTCCTGTAAATCTTCAAAGTGA